The window CGCCGATGCCCGCTGCCCGGCCCCGCGTGCGCCCGGCGTGGGACGGCGCCCGCCTGGCCGGCCTAGAGGACCGCGACGCCGGGGCGGGCTGGAAGGCGCTGGGGAGCGCCGACCTGCTGACGCTACGGCTGGCGAGCGTCGCCGTCGGCGAGGGGCCGCTGCACGTGGGCCCGATCGTCGGCGAGGAGCTGGCCGACTGGTCGGAGCCTGCCGAACTGGAGACGGGGCCGCTGCGGTGGCGTTGGCGGCGGGAGGGCCGGGTCGGCGGGATCGGCGCTGCGATGGAGATGGCCGCGTTCGCCCATGAGCCGCGCCTGGACTGCACGCTCGAGCTCCACTGGCCCGGCCATGACGGCTTTCTGGCGGCGCGATGGGCCGTGCCGCCGGATTCCGCCCTCTGGGCCGACGTGCCCTTTGCCGTGGCGCCGCGCCGCCCCGAGGAGGAGCCCTACGGCATGGACCAGGTCGTCGGTCGCCACAGCATGGAGCGCACGCGTCAGGGGCTCTTCTACGCGCGGAGCTGGGTGGCGGCCGAACGCGAGGACGTCGGCCTGGCCTTCGTCTCGCGCAACACGGACCGCTACTACCTGCGCGACATGGCGGCGGGCGCGCTGGAACACATCCTCATCAACAGCGTGATGACTCGGGAGGAGTGGGAGGCGCGCGTTGAGCCAACGACGCTCGGCGGCCTGGGCCGCCACCGGTTCGCCTGGAGCCTGCTGCTCTACGCGGGCGGCTGGCGCGGCGCGCGGCTCCCGCGCGCCGCGGCGAGCATCCGCTCGGAGCCGCGCACGCGGGCCCCCGCGCGGTCCCCTGCGCCGCCCACCCTGCCGGCCCGCGCGTCGCTCGTGCGCCTGGAGCCGGCCGGATTGCTGCTGAGCGCGCTGATCGAGGAGGAGGGCGCCATCACCGCGCGTATCAGCGAGGTGCACGGCGAGGCCGTTCGGGCAGAGCTGACGCTGCCCTGGGAACCAGCCGGGGCCGTCGTGGTGGACCTGGATGGGCGCATGGTGCCGGGCGCCGAGGTGGAGGCGCGCGGCTGCGCCGTCAGCGTCGCCCTGCGACCGTGGCAGATCGTGACCCTGCGCCTTCGGCGCCCCGCGCGCTGATGCCGAGCGCGTGAGGGCCGCGCGCTCAGCGATTCGCCGCCAGCATCCGGTCCGCGTGGAAGTCCAGCGCCTCGACGAGCGCGGGCCCGAGCGCATCCACGCTGATCGGCTTCACCAGGTATCCCGACGCGCCGGCCTCGAACGCGGCCTCCTGATGCTCCTCGTCGGCGTACGCGGTCAGCATCACGACACACGCGGGGTGCTCCGCCAGGATCTGGCGCGTGGCCTCGATCCCGTCAATACCCGGCATACGGATGTCCATCAGGATGATGTCCGGCCGCTCTCGCAGCGCCACAGTCACCGCCTCATCCCCCGTGACCGCCGAGCCCACGATCCCCATCCCAGCACGGTCGGCCGCGTACTGAAGACAGACGTGTGTGACCCCCTCATCTTCGCAGATAAGTATGCGCTTGCCCTCAAGACCCGCCATGGCTCTCCTCGCTCGTGCCGCCGGGGTTGACGTCCGGTGCGGCCGTCCGCTACAATGCGTAGCATGGCTACATAATCGCCGCCGTACCCCTACTTCATTACCGGTCGCGTCTTACACAGGTTCCGATCCGCAACAAGGAGATCCTTCATGGGCATTGCAGGCGTCGGACGACGCACCGGGCCTGCCGCGGACGCGGCACGCACCGGGGCTTTCACGCTGATCGAGCTGCTTGTCGTGATCGCGATTATCGCGATATTGGCGGCCATCCTCTTCCCGGTCTTCGCCCAGGCCCGCGACAAGGCGCGCGGCATCTCCTGTCTCTCCAACTCCAAGCAGATCGCCCTCGCGGTCCAGATGTACGCCAGCGACTACGATGAGACCATCGTTCCTGGCAACATCGGCAATCCGTTCATGTTCGGGTCCGTCTTCTACTACGACGGCCTCCTGGAGCCCTACGTCAAGAGCAAGAGCGTCTGGACCTGCCCCAGCGTCGGCGCGCCGCGCGGGCGCACCAAATCGATCGGCATGAACGACAGCGTGGCCGTGCGCCTCTCGACCTTCGGCACGCCGCCGCCGGTCCTCGCCCTCGCACAGATCCAGTACCCGGCCGAGCTGATCGTCATGAACGAGACGATGGCCAACCCCTACAACGGCGACGCCAGCTTCGGGACGGGCAGCTTCGGCAGCGCGTTTCGTGCATGCTCGGCCGCCAACCGCGACGCGCAGGGGCTGACTCCGGTCACGATCGACGCCCCCTACCTGCGCCACAGCAAGGGCGCCAACTACGCGATGGGCGACGGTCACGCCAAGTGGTTGCGTCCCTCGTCCACGCTCACGCCGAACGTGATGTGGTTCCCGAACCGGCCCACGCTGACGGGGATCCCCCAGGACTGCGATGACGTCAACGACCTGAGATAGCGCCCCCGGAGCGGGGCCGGATGACCCCTGGCCCCGCTCTCCGGCCGCGCTCCCGCCGATGGAAGGAAACGCACACCGATGAAGGCTGTACCGCTTGGCGCCGGCATCGCCGCCGCGGCGGCGATGGGCGTCGCCGGCCTGCCCGCCGCCCGCGCGGCTGGCCCCAGCAACCCTCCTGGCGCCGCGGGCGCCACTCTGAGGCTGGACACGAAGGCGCTCGACATCGACGCGCTCCGGCGCATGGGCCTGAAGTACATACCCACGCCGGTCGTCTTCGGCCCGGATAAGCCGTCGAGCGTTCGCAAGGAGCCGAGCTACCGCGGCACGCCCCGCTACGCGACGCTCCATGTCGGCAACGGCCCGAGGTCCGAGTACATCCTGGTGCTCGACGAGCCCGATGCCTCCGACAGCCGCCTGTTCGCCGACCTGAACCGCAACGGCG is drawn from Chthonomonadales bacterium and contains these coding sequences:
- a CDS encoding response regulator yields the protein MAGLEGKRILICEDEGVTHVCLQYAADRAGMGIVGSAVTGDEAVTVALRERPDIILMDIRMPGIDGIEATRQILAEHPACVVMLTAYADEEHQEAAFEAGASGYLVKPISVDALGPALVEALDFHADRMLAANR
- a CDS encoding DUF1559 domain-containing protein; this translates as MGIAGVGRRTGPAADAARTGAFTLIELLVVIAIIAILAAILFPVFAQARDKARGISCLSNSKQIALAVQMYASDYDETIVPGNIGNPFMFGSVFYYDGLLEPYVKSKSVWTCPSVGAPRGRTKSIGMNDSVAVRLSTFGTPPPVLALAQIQYPAELIVMNETMANPYNGDASFGTGSFGSAFRACSAANRDAQGLTPVTIDAPYLRHSKGANYAMGDGHAKWLRPSSTLTPNVMWFPNRPTLTGIPQDCDDVNDLR